Sequence from the Fusobacterium sp. IOR10 genome:
TAAAATTAAATCTATATTATCACCTGATCCACCTGTTGATCTAACAGAACAATTATATCCTGCTTCTTTTATGAATCTTGAAAAACTAAGACCTATGGGATAAAATAAACCACTTATTGGAGCGGTACCTATTGTTATAAATTTCTTTCCTTGTGTACCACCCTCCCTTGTTTCTACTCCTAAACTCGTTAAACTTAAAATCATTAATAATAATATTAATAATATATTCTTTTTTTCACATTTCATTCTCCCACCACCCTTTTATAAAGCAATTTCCGTGCCACTTAATATATTTTTTATAACTTATGCTTTTATCTGGAATAATTTTTCCTGTTTTAAAACTAATTATCCTGAAATAACTTAATACGGCAATTTTTTCCCTTCCAACCGGAAAAAATTGCCGTATTTCTGTGAAAGGGAAAAAAGTTCCCTTATAACTCGTATTCTTTTATTTTATTACGAAGGCCCCTTTCGCTAATGCCTAGCATTTCTGCTGTATTTTTTTTATGTCCATTATTTTTATTTAGACATTTTTTTATTAAAATTCTTTCTGCATCCTTTAAAGTTAAACCAAGTAAATTATCCAACTCATTTACATCATCAGAAGTAAATTTATTCTCATATACATTTTTTTTTATTCCTTCTAACACATTATAAGGAAGTGAATCATAGTCAATTTTATCTGTACTTGTTAATATAACTCCTCTTTCTATTATATTAGATAACTCTCTTACATTTCCAGGATAGGTATAATCTAGTAAAAATTTCTTAGCTTGAGTTGTTAATCCTGAAATATTTTTATCCATCTCTTTATTATATACCTTTATAAAATGTTCAAATAAAAGAGGTAGATCATCCTTTCTCTCCCTTAATGGTGGTATTTTAATTTCTAAAATATTTAATCTAAAATACAAATCCCTTCTAAACATTCCATCTTTTACCATTTTTTTCAAATCTTTATTTGTAGCTGATATTATTCTTACATCTGTACTAACAACTTCATTAGAGCCTAAAGGAATAAATTTTTTATCCTGAAGTACTCTTAACAATTTAGATTGTAAGGTTAAACTCATATCTCCTATCTCATCTAAAAAAATAGTTCCTCCATCTGCATACTGGAATTTTCCAACTTTATCTGCAATGGCATTTGTAAAAGTTCCTTTTTTATGTCCGAAGAATTCCTCTTCTAAAAGTCCTTCAGGAATAGCAGCACAATTAACTTCTACAAAATTTTTATTTTTTCTCTTTCCAGAAAAATGAATAGCCCTAGCAACTAATTCTTTTCCAGTTCCACTTTCCCCTGAAATTAAAACCCCTGTATCTATATCCTTTAATCTTTCTATAAGGGAAAATATTTCTCTCATAGCTTTGCTTTTTCCTATTATTCCCTTATATTCATATCTATTTTTTAATTCTTCACTTAAATACTCTACCTTTTCATTTAATTCTCTATAATTTAGAGCTTGTTCCACTGTTATATATAGTTCTTCTAAATTTAATGGCTTTGTTAAATAAGTATAAGCTCCCTTTTTCATAGCATCAACTGAAGACATAATAGAACCATAGGCAGTCATTATTATTACAACTATTTTTTCATCAATTTTCTTTATTTCATCTAATAACTTTAAACCGTCAACCTCTCCTATTTTCAAATCCAAAAGAACTAAATCTATTTTAGAATTTTTTATAATTTCTATTCCTTCACTTGGATCCATTGTTGCTTTAATTTCATATTTATCTTCTAAAGCATAGGTTAAAGAGGAGCAAATATATTTTTCATCATCAATAATAAGTATTTTTTTCACTTAAACCTCCTCAAATTTTATAATAAATTTTGTGAATTTTCCCTCTTCACTTTCAACAAATATTTCTCCATTATTTTTTTCAACTAATTGTTTAGAAACAGCTAATCCTATACCTGTCCCATTAATTTTTGTTGTATAAAAAATATGAAAAATATTTTTTAATTCCTTTTCTTTTAAACCAACACCATTATCAAAAAAGCTTAAACAAACTTTATCTCTCTCTCTATAAGCCTTTATATTTATGTTATAAACTTCTTCAACTTCAACTTTACTTTTCTTATCATTTATAGCATCTATAGCATTTAAAAGTATATTTATTATAACTTGTTTCAATTGATTTTTGTCTCCTTTAATTATTAAATTATCTCCAATGTTAGTTTCTAATTTAATATTAGATTTAAAAATTGTAGGTTTAACAAGTAAAACACAAGACTCCACTAAATTAAATATATTTATTTTTTCTATATTTATAGATCTCGGTTTAGAGTAATCAATTAAATTTTCTATTAGTTTACTTACCCTATCCACTTCCTTTGGCACTATTTCAACAAGTTCCTTCTTAAAAGTTTCATTGTCTTGCTTATAAGGAAGTATTTCAATATATGTTTTTATAGATGTTAGAGGATTTCTTATTTCATGAGCTATCCCTGCTATCATACTTGATATTGCAGCTTCTTTTTCCTTTTCAGCTGCCCTTTCTTTTAAAAGTTTTTCCTTTGTGGCATCCTCAATTGTTAGAAAAACCCCTATAACATTTTTTTTGTAATCCAATAACTGATAAATCATGTATCTAAAATAATACTCTTCCCCATCAATAATCTTTAATAAATCATTTGTAAAATGATTTTCCACATTATTTATTATTTTATCTAATCTATCATTTGTTACCATTTCTTTTATAATAGGTATGCTCTCTATGTTCTTTCCTATATAATCAAAGGATAGTTTAAACATTTCCAAGGTATTATTATTTAAAAAATTAACTTCCCCTTTTCTGTTTAAAATAATAATAGCTCTTGGACTATTTTCACAAATTATACTATTCAATTCTGTGGTATTTCTTATTTCTATAATTTTATCTTCTAATTTTTTATTTGACTCTAATAATTCAGAAGTTTTATCTTTAACTTTATTTTTCAATTGAAAATTCCAAAAGAAAGAAATTAAAAATATTATAATTAAAAAACATGCAAATAATGTAATTCTTGTCATCATTCTAGTTATTTTCTTTAATTTTTCTTTTTCAAAATTTTTAGTCCATTTATTATAAAGTCTTTCATATTCTCCGTTGATTTTAATACTTTTTAGTTCCTTATTTATTAGTTTAAGCATATTGTCTTCTAATAAAGAAACCCCTATATAGTAATTTATTGGGGCTGTATAACTATTTATAAGTTCATAATTTTCTTCTTCGTTATCAGAAACTAATAAATATTCTGCAACTTCTTTCACACCTATACTAAAATCTGCTCTATTCATTTTTAATAATTGAAATAGAGACTCTTGATCTAAAGTCACATTAAAATTAATTTTCTTTAAATTTTTTAAATACTCATATTCAGATGAATCTTTTTCAACAGCAACTACAAATGCTTCGTCTCCAAAATTATTTTTTATTCTAGTACTATTTTTTTTCAAAGTTACCATGCAAGTAGTTGATTGAAGAATATTATCTGAAAATTTCATTTTATTTCCCAACTGCTCTTTAAATCTAATTCCTAATATTAAATCTATATTTCCCTTATCTAATTCTTTTATAGAACGTTCTTTCCCCATAGATATATATTTAAATTTTATATTATTTCTTTCACCTATAATATTTAATAAATCTATATTAAGACCCTTATACTCACCATTTTCAATAAATTGAAAAGGAGGCATTTTAGGATCAATTGCAACCTTATACTCTTTTTTTATATTACTCCCTATTAAGCTCAAAGAATAAGTTATTAAAAAAAAGAATATTATTCCAACTTTTTTCACAATACTGTCCTCCCTCTCATGAGTATAACTATTTATTTCTAGTTAATAAATATTTTATAGCTTCCATTCCAGCAACTGTTCCATCACCAACAGCTGTTGTTACCTGTCTTGCTTTTTTACTAACAACATCCCCTGCTGCATAAATCCCTTCAACATTTGTTTTCATTGTATTATCTGTAATAATCAATCCATCCTCATCAAGTGTAGCAAATTCTCCTAAAAGTTCATTTGAATTTTTAGTTCCTAAGTAAAGAAAAGCATATTGAATTGAGTATTCTTTTTTTTCTCCATTTACATTAACCTCAGCTGTTTCTAAAACTCCATTTCCTTTTAACTGAATAACTTGAGAATTTAAAATTATTTCAACTTTTTCATTTTCATTTAAAGTTTTAAAAAGTTCTTCATTACAGTTTAATTTTTCTCCATTTACAAATATATATATTTTCTCTGAATATTTAGTTAAGAATAAAGCTTCCTCTGCTATTTCTTCCCCTTGTCCAAATAAAGAAACTATTTTATTTCTTGTAAAGGCTCCATCACAAGTGGCACAGTAAGATACTCCTTTTCCTAAAAATTCTGATTCTCCCTTTAGTTTCTTTTCACTATTTTTACTCCACCCTGTTGCTACAACTATAGCTTTAGTTTTTATATTAATTTTATCTGTTTTAACTACCTTTGGATCATCATAAATATCTATCCCTAAGAATGTTGCATCTAAAAATTCAGTTCCAAATCTCTTAGCTTGATCCCTCATTTGAGTCTTTAATTCTTTACCTGTTATCCCATTTGGAAAACCAGGATAATTATCAATTTGATGAGCCATTTGAAGACTTCCTATATCTTTTTTTTCTATAACTAAAACTGATAAATTAGATCTGCTTGCATAAATTGCTGAAGTTAATCCTGCAGGTCCACCACCTATCACAACTAAATCATATTTTTTTTCCATTATTCTCTCCCTGTACAAATTTATTTTACTATTCCAATTGTTTTTAAATATATTTTTTCTTCACCTATAGTTGTTGGTTCAGTATGACCACTATAAACAATTGTATCCTTTGGTAGTTTGCAAAGTTTTCTTAAACTATTAAATAGCATTTCTCCACTACTGTCTGGAAAATCATATCTTCCAAAACTTCTTCTAAACATTGTATCACCTGATATTAGTATTTTAGCTCTCTCACAGAAGAAACTTTTAGAACCTCTTGTGTGACCTGGAGTATCTATAACTTTAAATTCTCCAATTATATCATCCTCTTCAACTTCAATAAAATCTTCTTTATATTCAAAATCTATTCCAAAAATATAATTAGAATGATTTAATGTGGCGTCTCCTAAACATTTGCTGTCCTCTTGTCCTATAAATACTTTTGCCTTTGGATAAAGTTTTTTTAATAAGTTTAACCCACAAATATGATCTGAATGTCCATGAGTTAATACAATATATTTAATGTCTAATTCATTGGTTTTAATAAATTCTTCTAAAGCTCCTGTTCTTTCCCCTTCACAATCAAAAATATAAGCAATTTTATTTTCATCCCAAACTAAATAAGTATTAGTTTGAAATCCTCCAGTTAAAAACGTCTTTATATTCATCATAATCAAATTCCTCCTAAAATATTTTTATTATTATACACCTATAACCTATCATTTTTTAAGAAAAAAATAAAGTATTATTATTAGAATTTATATAAATAATATGATAGAATTATTATTATACTAAAATTAAAAAATAATTATTTTATATACTTTAGGAGGAAAAAATGAATATAGTTTTATATGAACCAGAAATACCTTATAATACAGGTAATATTGGTCGTTCTTGTGTGCTAACAAATTCGACTTTACATCTTATCAAACCCCTTGGATTTTCTTTAGATGAAAAACAAGTAAGAAGAGCAGGACTTGACTATTGGCATTTGGTTAAAATAGTAGAATGGAATAACTGGGAAGAATTCTTAGAAGCTAATCCAGATGGAAATCTATTTTATGCAACTACTAAATCTCACCAAAATTATTCTGATGTTAAATATAATGAAAATGATTTCATTATTTTTGGACCTGAATCTAGAGGTATACCAGAAGAAATATTAAAAAAGAATCCAGAAAGATGTATAACTATTCCTATGATTCCAATGGGACGTTCTTTAAATCTTTCAAATTCAGCAGCTATTATTTTATATGAAGCTCTAAGACAAACTAATTTTAACTTTGGAGAATAGAACTTATGGTAAATATTATTGTTGCTATGGACAACAATTTTTTAATTGGTTCAAAGGGTAAACTTCCATGGAATATTCCAGAAGACTTAAAGTTATTTAAAAAATTAACAGAAAATAATATTGTTATAATGGGACGAAAAACCTTTGAAAGTATTGGCAAACCCCTTCCAAATAGAATTAATATTGTAATTAGTAATACATTAAAAAATCATTGTGATGTGATAATATTTAATTCCTTAGAGGCTTCAATTTCCTTTGGAAAAAAATCAAATAAAGAAATTTTTATTATTGGTGGAGCTGAAATTTATAAGGAAACTATAACTAAAAATCTTGCTGATAAACTTTGCATTTCTCACATAAAAAAAACATATTACGGAGATACTTTTTTCCCAAATATTAATCTAGATAATTTAACAAAAATAAAAGAAATTAATTTTAATATGTTTGTATATAAAGAATACTTATTATAACCTTTTGGTTAAAAAACACTTGTAATTTAAAATAACATATGATAATATAACATGTGTTATTATTACACGTGTTATTTTAATTTTAGGAGGTTATTAATTTGAATTTAAAAAAATTAGGGATTGTTTGTTCACTATTATCTACAACTATTTTGGGATCTTCAATTGATCATGTACAAAATTACACACCTGAATACAATGCAAATCCCGCTCAACAAGGAGCTATAAATAAATCAGCCACGGTCTACTTCAATCCTGCAGGTATAATGAGGCTAGGAGAAGGCACGTATTTTACTGGGGGACTCCAAATTGCATTTGGAAAAGAAACTATGAAGTATGATAAAAAAACTGGAGACAAATCTAGCAACACTTATGATGCTGATTTGCTAGCTCCCATCCCTAATTTTGCAATATATAAAATACAAGAGGATAAAGCTTATTTCTTTACTTTTGGTCCTCAAGCTGGTGGGGGAAAGTTAGAATATAAAGATGGAGTCTCTGGAGTTAAAGTTTTAGAAGATACTGGTTATAAAGGAATGTCTGTTAAAGCTGGGGTCAACTCAGCAACTGGAGAAAATGTTTACGCCCAAGCTACTTTAGGTACTGCATGGAATGTTAATAGCAAACTATCCCTGTCCACTGCAGGTAAAGTTGTATATGGTTACAGAAAATTAAGTGCTGATTTAAAAGCAACATTAAATGATAGTATACCATTGGCTACATCTATTGATTCAGAAAGAACTGCTTGGGGAATTGGAGGACAATTTGGTCTTAACTATGCCCTTAATGAAACTTGGAATATTGGAGTAAGATATGACACTCCTATAAAAATGACATTTAAAACCAAAGCAACTAATAACAAAGATGTACATTTGAATCTAGGTTTTGATGCTTTTTTCCCTCAGTATGCTGATGGAGCAAGCTATAGAAGAGATTTACCAGGTATATTAGCTGTTGGTGCTTCACAAAAGATAAGTGAAAAATTCACAATTTTTTATGGTGGTAATTATTATTTTAATGAATCTGCAAATATTGATAGAGATGTTCCAGATCATTCTTATGAATATAAAAATGGTTGGGAAATTTCTTTAGGAACTGAATACTGGATCAACGATAAAATAGCTATTCTTTCAGGAATTAACTATGCTCAAACTGGTGCTAAGTCAGAAAGCTATTCAGATGTTGAATTTGCATTAAATTCAATATTAGTTGGAGGGGGAATAAAATATCTTCCTAGTGAAGATGTTGAAATTATCCTAGCCATTAGTCATTATTTTTACGATAGTAATTCCAATGACAAATATGGTAGTCTTGCTAATCCTTTAGTATATGAAAAAAATATTTCCTCAATTGGGGTATCATTCTCTAAAAAATTATAATATAAATATTAAATTCAATAAACTAATAAACAAAGGAGCAATTTTATGCCTAAAAAAGCAATTTTTAACAAAGAACAAATTTTTAATAAAGCATTTGAAATTTTTGAAAAGGAAGGTTTAAATGCTATAACAGCTAGAAATTTAGGGAAAGCTTTAAAAGCATCCCCTGCACCTATTTATGCTCACTATGACTCTATAACAGATTTAAAAGTTGAGCTTATTGAACATGCTAGAAACAGATTTTTAGAATATCTAAAGAAACCTTTTTCTCATTTAATCTTTCTTAATATTGGAATGGGAATATGTGCCTTTGCTAGAGAAAACAAATCTCTATTTTCATCTATTTTTTTAAGGGAACAATCCTTTGATGATTTAATTAGACAGTTTAGAGATACTACAAAAAATGAAATCAATAAGGATCCTAGATTTAGCGAACTTCCTTCTGACTTTAAAGATGATTTACTTCTAGATTGTTGGACTTATGCCCATGGCCTTGCAACTTTAATTGCCACTGGATTTTTCGAACCAACAGATAAAGAAATAAAAGAAAGGCTTTTAAAAGGGGCTGCAACTATGCTTTACAAAAGATTAGATGATTTCAAAAAATAAATAAGTAATCTAAAAACATTATAATGCATTTAAATTGAAAAATTTAAATGCATTATTTTTATGTTTTTTTGTACTTTTTGTTTTTTTTTAAACTTATATCTTTAAAAAAACTCCTAACAATGATATAATACAGGTGTAATTTTATAATATGGAGGTAATGATTTGATAAATATAAATGGTTTAAAAATAAGTGTCCCTATAATTCAGGGAGGAATGGCAATTAAGTGTTCCATGGCAAAACTTGCTGCTGCTGTGGCAAATGAAGGTGGAATTGGTGTTATAGCTGGTACTGCCCTTTCAATAAAAGAATTAACTGACGAAATCAAAGAAGCAAGAAGATTAATTACAAATAAAACAGGAGCTTTAGGGGTGAACATTATGTTCGCTGCTTCAAATTTTGCAGAACTTGCACAAGCTTGTATTAAAGAAAAAATAGATGTTATAATCTGTGGAGCTGGTTTTTCAAGGGATATATTTTCAATGGTTAAAGGAAGTGAAACTAAATTATTTCCTATAGTTTCTTCTTTAAAACTTGCTAAAATCTCTGAAAAATTAGGGGCCGATGCTATTGTTGTTGAAGGTGGTAATGCTGGTGGACATTTAGGAACTGATAAAGATTCTTGGGATATTATGGAAGAAATAACTAAAACTGTAAAAATACCTGTATTTGGAGCTGGTGGAGTTATTACCCCTGAGGATGCTGAAAGAATGCTTGCCCTTGGAACTGTTGGAGTTCAAATGGGAAGTCGTTTTGTTGCTTCTTATGAATGTGATGTTTGTGATGATTTTAAACAAATGTATCTTAATTGTAAAGAGGGAGACGTTGTTAAAGTAATGAGTTCTGTTGGCTTCCCTGCAAATGCTATTATTAGCCCCTTTGCTAAAAAGGTTTTAAACGATACAACACCTGCCCCAACATCTTGTGACAATTGTTTAAAACATTGTAATAGAAAATTCTGTGTTAATAATCGATTAATTGATGCTCATAAAGGAGATATGGAAAATGGATTGTTTTTCGCTGGAAGAGATGCTTGGAAAATAAATGATGTTCTTTCAGTTAAAGAAATATTTGATAAATTTAAACCTGTTTTCAATAAATAAAAAATAAAAATTCCTTCATTATTTTGAAGGAATTTTTGCTTTTTATATTAACTCTTTTAAATCTCTTATAATAATTTTATTAAATTCATTTCTCAGTATTTTCATTATTTCCTTTTCTTCATTTTTATAAATTCTTTTGTTTTTATATTTCTCCATAACCACATCATAATCTTTATAAATTTCAAAATATTTTGATTTTATAAAACTTCCCCCATTATTATCAAACAATTTATATGTTCCTTTAATTACCAACTTTTTATGCTCTGTTATTATTTCCTTATCTATTTTTTTCTCAACTGTAGTATCTTTAGAATATGTCCTACATTCTGAAAAAATCATATCCACAACATAATTATTTGTATTTATAGGGATAATACCCCTATATCCATTTAAATATACATATTTTTCTATTTCTCTGTTTTTATTTCTAGATGTAAAATCAATTAAAGATTCATTTATAATTTGATTCATATGGTTATAATGCCTAAAAGAACTGGTTAAGTAAACTTGTTTTGTAACTTGAAATTCCAGTGAAGAAATTATATTATAAACTCTATTGTTATTTATAAAACTATTTAGCCCTTTATAATAATTTATTTTTTCAATTTTTATTTTTCTAGGTAAATTTATTAAATTTTTACTATCATTAACAACATAATCTATAAATACTTTATTTATCTTAGCTCTAGAACTTATATAATCTTTAGAATTAAATTGAATGCTCTTTATTTTGTATTTTAGTTTAGAAGCTTCTTCATTTAATGTAATATAGGTTTTTAATCTTTCCATATCATAAACTGAATAGAACTTTTTCTTTAAAATATTATCTTTTTCTCTAGATATTTCAACTGCTTGTTTATTAAAATTTTCTATTCCAATTTGAGAATCAGGTATATATTTTAATCCACTTGCTAATTTTTCTATTCCAGAAGAAGTTACTCCATTTAAATTATATAATTTCAAAGCACTTTCTATTCTTTTTTCTCCAACATAAGTTGTAAGAGATGTACAACCACTGAAAACAGAAAATAAAATAATTGAAATTATTAATTTTTTTATTTTTCTCATATTTTTGTATCTCCCTTTTAAAATTTAATCAACTAAATAATATTTTACTGTACTTACAACTCTAACTCTTTTTATTTGAGGATTTCCTGAATCTCTTCCATATATAGAAAATTGTCCTTGAGTTGCTGATTTTATTTTACCAACTGAACTATCAGAATCCTTTGCAAATTGTTCTGCAACTAATCTTGCATTTTTAGTAGCTTCTTCTATCATTTTAGGTTTCACTTCATTAAGACCTGTGAAAATATATTCTATTGGAGTTGTTTATCCGTTCATTCTAATTAAATGATTTTTATATATTTTAATATATCCATAAATCATTTAAAATCATCTAACTATAAGACATTTTGAATTATATCATATTTTCCTGTATTTCAACATTGTTTATTAAATCATTTTCAATGTTGGAAAAATGTTGGCATTTCCAACATTGAACCTCTACATATTAATGAAGCAACTCGCAAAAATATTTTAATATATTATACTCTTTAAAAACATTCTAATATTATTGTTGGCTGCCCAGCATCAATATATAGGTACTGCCATTTCCCCTTTGTTTGCAAACATTTGTTTTTTAATATTTAGATTATATCATATAATTTTAATTTTTTTTATTAAATTATTTTTAGCATTCTACTTCAATATTATCGCCTTATACTATTTCCTAGATTTTTTTGATTATTCTTTATTTTGTAATTGTTTTTATTTATCAAAAGGAGTATAATTCAATTTGAGATATTTGTATTTTTGATGAGGTGATAATTATGAAAAAAATAAACGTAATAGAAGAAACATCTACTGGAAGAAATAAAACATTTAAAGATTTAACTACTGGAACAATTATGACAAGAGCACAATTTGTTAAGAAAATTGAACAAGAGAATTATCCAGATTATCATGTGAGATTAATTGATGGAATAAAAACACCTGTTTCTAATCCTAACGGAAATGATAAAGATAATTTAGGGTAATTTAATTTTTTTTTATACAAATATCTCACTTAAATTATCAATATCATCAATACATATTTCCTTTATATTTCACATCATTAAATGTTAATAGTTTTTATTTTCTTAAATTATATAACATAATTTATATAAAAGTCAATATTAAAAAGAGTTAGGAAATTAATCCTAACTCTTTTTAGTATTTATCATGCTTAAATATTTCTAAAATATTTTGATTTAGATCCTTCAGTTGAGATTCTATTGAATTCATTTTATTAAATAAAATATTATTATCATCTCTTCTCTGATTCTTTAAAAACTCTATTTCTTTTTCATAAAGAATTTTATCTACTTTCTTTTCTAATTCACAAGATATTTCACTTAATTCTTTTTTTGTAGCTTTCTTATTAACTTCTTGCATTATATATTTGTGATAGCCTATTAAAGAAGATAGTATACTTATAAAAATTGTAAATCCAAATTTTATATACTGTAAGTTCATAGATCCCCCTTATTTTTTAGAAAATTTTGAAATTGTTTTCTTACTGAAAAGGAAAGCCACGAACCACTTGCAAAATTCAATTAAACGATCATCAATAGGTATAATTGGTGCTTCTTTTCCTAGAACACTAAAGAAAAAATCACTTAAAAAAACTAAAAAAAACATGAACAGTAAAGCTAACAAGAAACAAGGAAGTACAAATGGGATTGTCTTATTGATTTTCTCTATATAATCTCCTTTTCCTTTTAAACTTTCTATTTCTAACTTTTTCATTTCTTTTTCAAATTCTAGTTTTGCATTTTTATCAGGAATAAATTTATTTGCCATATTTAAAATGTTATCTATTAATGGGATCATCTCTTCCTCCTTTAACTTCTTTTTTGAAAGTGTG
This genomic interval carries:
- a CDS encoding sigma-54 dependent transcriptional regulator, with the protein product MKKILIIDDEKYICSSLTYALEDKYEIKATMDPSEGIEIIKNSKIDLVLLDLKIGEVDGLKLLDEIKKIDEKIVVIIMTAYGSIMSSVDAMKKGAYTYLTKPLNLEELYITVEQALNYRELNEKVEYLSEELKNRYEYKGIIGKSKAMREIFSLIERLKDIDTGVLISGESGTGKELVARAIHFSGKRKNKNFVEVNCAAIPEGLLEEEFFGHKKGTFTNAIADKVGKFQYADGGTIFLDEIGDMSLTLQSKLLRVLQDKKFIPLGSNEVVSTDVRIISATNKDLKKMVKDGMFRRDLYFRLNILEIKIPPLRERKDDLPLLFEHFIKVYNKEMDKNISGLTTQAKKFLLDYTYPGNVRELSNIIERGVILTSTDKIDYDSLPYNVLEGIKKNVYENKFTSDDVNELDNLLGLTLKDAERILIKKCLNKNNGHKKNTAEMLGISERGLRNKIKEYEL
- a CDS encoding transporter substrate-binding domain-containing protein, which gives rise to MKKVGIIFFFLITYSLSLIGSNIKKEYKVAIDPKMPPFQFIENGEYKGLNIDLLNIIGERNNIKFKYISMGKERSIKELDKGNIDLILGIRFKEQLGNKMKFSDNILQSTTCMVTLKKNSTRIKNNFGDEAFVVAVEKDSSEYEYLKNLKKINFNVTLDQESLFQLLKMNRADFSIGVKEVAEYLLVSDNEEENYELINSYTAPINYYIGVSLLEDNMLKLINKELKSIKINGEYERLYNKWTKNFEKEKLKKITRMMTRITLFACFLIIIFLISFFWNFQLKNKVKDKTSELLESNKKLEDKIIEIRNTTELNSIICENSPRAIIILNRKGEVNFLNNNTLEMFKLSFDYIGKNIESIPIIKEMVTNDRLDKIINNVENHFTNDLLKIIDGEEYYFRYMIYQLLDYKKNVIGVFLTIEDATKEKLLKERAAEKEKEAAISSMIAGIAHEIRNPLTSIKTYIEILPYKQDNETFKKELVEIVPKEVDRVSKLIENLIDYSKPRSINIEKINIFNLVESCVLLVKPTIFKSNIKLETNIGDNLIIKGDKNQLKQVIINILLNAIDAINDKKSKVEVEEVYNINIKAYRERDKVCLSFFDNGVGLKEKELKNIFHIFYTTKINGTGIGLAVSKQLVEKNNGEIFVESEEGKFTKFIIKFEEV
- a CDS encoding NAD(P)/FAD-dependent oxidoreductase; amino-acid sequence: MEKKYDLVVIGGGPAGLTSAIYASRSNLSVLVIEKKDIGSLQMAHQIDNYPGFPNGITGKELKTQMRDQAKRFGTEFLDATFLGIDIYDDPKVVKTDKINIKTKAIVVATGWSKNSEKKLKGESEFLGKGVSYCATCDGAFTRNKIVSLFGQGEEIAEEALFLTKYSEKIYIFVNGEKLNCNEELFKTLNENEKVEIILNSQVIQLKGNGVLETAEVNVNGEKKEYSIQYAFLYLGTKNSNELLGEFATLDEDGLIITDNTMKTNVEGIYAAGDVVSKKARQVTTAVGDGTVAGMEAIKYLLTRNK
- a CDS encoding MBL fold metallo-hydrolase, with the translated sequence MNIKTFLTGGFQTNTYLVWDENKIAYIFDCEGERTGALEEFIKTNELDIKYIVLTHGHSDHICGLNLLKKLYPKAKVFIGQEDSKCLGDATLNHSNYIFGIDFEYKEDFIEVEEDDIIGEFKVIDTPGHTRGSKSFFCERAKILISGDTMFRRSFGRYDFPDSSGEMLFNSLRKLCKLPKDTIVYSGHTEPTTIGEEKIYLKTIGIVK
- the trmL gene encoding tRNA (uridine(34)/cytosine(34)/5-carboxymethylaminomethyluridine(34)-2'-O)-methyltransferase TrmL: MNIVLYEPEIPYNTGNIGRSCVLTNSTLHLIKPLGFSLDEKQVRRAGLDYWHLVKIVEWNNWEEFLEANPDGNLFYATTKSHQNYSDVKYNENDFIIFGPESRGIPEEILKKNPERCITIPMIPMGRSLNLSNSAAIILYEALRQTNFNFGE
- a CDS encoding dihydrofolate reductase, with protein sequence MVNIIVAMDNNFLIGSKGKLPWNIPEDLKLFKKLTENNIVIMGRKTFESIGKPLPNRINIVISNTLKNHCDVIIFNSLEASISFGKKSNKEIFIIGGAEIYKETITKNLADKLCISHIKKTYYGDTFFPNINLDNLTKIKEINFNMFVYKEYLL
- a CDS encoding OmpP1/FadL family transporter, with the translated sequence MNLKKLGIVCSLLSTTILGSSIDHVQNYTPEYNANPAQQGAINKSATVYFNPAGIMRLGEGTYFTGGLQIAFGKETMKYDKKTGDKSSNTYDADLLAPIPNFAIYKIQEDKAYFFTFGPQAGGGKLEYKDGVSGVKVLEDTGYKGMSVKAGVNSATGENVYAQATLGTAWNVNSKLSLSTAGKVVYGYRKLSADLKATLNDSIPLATSIDSERTAWGIGGQFGLNYALNETWNIGVRYDTPIKMTFKTKATNNKDVHLNLGFDAFFPQYADGASYRRDLPGILAVGASQKISEKFTIFYGGNYYFNESANIDRDVPDHSYEYKNGWEISLGTEYWINDKIAILSGINYAQTGAKSESYSDVEFALNSILVGGGIKYLPSEDVEIILAISHYFYDSNSNDKYGSLANPLVYEKNISSIGVSFSKKL
- a CDS encoding TetR/AcrR family transcriptional regulator, with product MPKKAIFNKEQIFNKAFEIFEKEGLNAITARNLGKALKASPAPIYAHYDSITDLKVELIEHARNRFLEYLKKPFSHLIFLNIGMGICAFARENKSLFSSIFLREQSFDDLIRQFRDTTKNEINKDPRFSELPSDFKDDLLLDCWTYAHGLATLIATGFFEPTDKEIKERLLKGAATMLYKRLDDFKK
- a CDS encoding nitronate monooxygenase family protein gives rise to the protein MININGLKISVPIIQGGMAIKCSMAKLAAAVANEGGIGVIAGTALSIKELTDEIKEARRLITNKTGALGVNIMFAASNFAELAQACIKEKIDVIICGAGFSRDIFSMVKGSETKLFPIVSSLKLAKISEKLGADAIVVEGGNAGGHLGTDKDSWDIMEEITKTVKIPVFGAGGVITPEDAERMLALGTVGVQMGSRFVASYECDVCDDFKQMYLNCKEGDVVKVMSSVGFPANAIISPFAKKVLNDTTPAPTSCDNCLKHCNRKFCVNNRLIDAHKGDMENGLFFAGRDAWKINDVLSVKEIFDKFKPVFNK